Part of the bacterium genome, ATCAAGATAGATCCGCCTTACCTCTCCCTCCACTTTGGGACCAAACTTGGCTTTAACAAGAGAGTTAAGTATTTTCTTTAGGGAATTATAGATTTCAAGCACAGAAACCTCCTTGCCTGAACCAATGTTAAAAATACCGCTTTCACGATACAAAAGAGCCAAGTAATTGGCTAAAGCCACATCTTGAACAAAAATAAAATCACGCGTCTGTTTGCCGTCACCAAAAATCACCGGCGCCTCACCCTGTAAAAATTTGTCAATAAAAATTGAAATCACTCCTGCCTCACCTTTTGGATCTTGGCGCGGCCCAAAAACATTGCTATAACGCAAAACCACGTATTTAAATCCAAACAAAGAAGCAAAACATTTTAAATAAAGCTCAGCGCTGCACTTTGAGGCTCCATAAGGGCAAAGAGGCGAAATAGGATGATCTTCCTTAACAGGCAATTTCCGAGGCTCTCCATAAATCGCCCCTCCGGAAGAGGCATAAATAATTTTTTTAACCTTAGCTTTACCAGCGGTTTGAAAAAGGCTAATAGAGCCAGAAACATTAATACGAGCATCCTTTTTGGGGT contains:
- a CDS encoding NAD-dependent epimerase/dehydratase family protein, which codes for MKPKVLITGGAGFIGSHIADLLIKKGYPVVIVDNLSRGSKKNVNKKAKFYQVDIISPRLKRIFAQEKPEIVIHEAAQINVRDSVTDPKKDARINVSGSISLFQTAGKAKVKKIIYASSGGAIYGEPRKLPVKEDHPISPLCPYGASKCSAELYLKCFASLFGFKYVVLRYSNVFGPRQDPKGEAGVISIFIDKFLQGEAPVIFGDGKQTRDFIFVQDVALANYLALLYRESGIFNIGSGKEVSVLEIYNSLKKILNSLVKAKFGPKVEGEVRRIYLDVSLAKKKLGFKPKVNFKDGLERTINWVKSSYG